In Flammeovirgaceae bacterium 311, one DNA window encodes the following:
- a CDS encoding NHL repeat containing protein (COG3391 Uncharacterized conserved protein) translates to MLLFCLSLLVFSCKDDDDPMPEPEPEPELPVPTITAVNPASGTTGTVVALTGTNFRSPATLHTVTFNGAAATVKSGSATQLVVEVPDKAGDGNIVVTVDGETITGPAFDYLESYRVSTFAGSSQGMGDGTGTGAQFYDPWDVAIDANGIMYITDYLSHRIRKVTPEGVVTTFAGSTAGYADGTGTAAQFNGPTAITTDAAGNVYVTEDINHRIRKITPEGEVTTVAGSGALGFADGVATAARFRTPSGIAVDANGNIYVGDRDNNRIRKISPEGVVSTLAGSGEYSFADGTGATAKFRSPSGLSIDADGNLIVSDTDNHSIRKITPAGVVTTIAGTGAAGSADGVGTAASFNYPWNTAIAADGSIYVADYFNNKIRKIAPDGTVTTVAGSGEAGNADGIGSAASFNQLGSIAIDANGIVYVTDNLNFRIRKLILE, encoded by the coding sequence ATGCTGTTGTTCTGCCTTTCTTTGCTGGTATTCTCCTGCAAAGACGATGACGATCCTATGCCGGAACCCGAACCTGAGCCGGAACTGCCGGTGCCAACCATTACCGCTGTGAACCCTGCCAGTGGAACAACAGGTACAGTTGTTGCATTAACGGGTACTAATTTCAGGTCTCCGGCCACTCTTCATACTGTTACCTTCAATGGTGCTGCTGCAACAGTTAAAAGTGGTTCTGCTACCCAACTGGTAGTAGAGGTGCCCGATAAAGCAGGCGATGGTAATATTGTTGTAACAGTAGATGGCGAAACCATCACTGGCCCGGCTTTTGATTACCTGGAATCCTACAGGGTGAGCACTTTTGCCGGAAGTTCCCAGGGAATGGGCGATGGTACAGGCACCGGTGCGCAGTTCTATGACCCCTGGGATGTAGCAATTGATGCCAATGGTATTATGTACATTACCGATTATTTAAGCCACCGCATCCGCAAAGTCACTCCAGAGGGAGTGGTAACAACCTTTGCAGGCAGCACTGCAGGTTATGCCGATGGCACAGGTACAGCAGCCCAGTTTAACGGGCCTACTGCTATCACAACAGATGCAGCAGGTAACGTGTATGTAACAGAAGATATAAACCACCGCATTCGTAAAATTACCCCTGAGGGTGAAGTTACCACAGTTGCAGGTAGTGGTGCTTTGGGTTTTGCAGATGGTGTTGCAACGGCAGCAAGGTTTAGAACGCCATCTGGAATTGCTGTTGATGCCAATGGCAATATATACGTAGGTGATAGAGATAATAACCGTATTCGTAAAATTTCACCAGAGGGTGTGGTAAGTACCCTTGCAGGTAGTGGCGAGTATAGTTTTGCTGATGGTACGGGTGCAACTGCTAAATTCAGGAGTCCGTCAGGTTTGTCTATCGATGCAGATGGCAACTTAATTGTGAGTGATACAGACAATCACAGCATTCGTAAAATTACACCTGCGGGTGTGGTTACCACCATTGCCGGGACTGGCGCTGCAGGGAGTGCCGATGGTGTGGGCACAGCAGCAAGTTTCAATTATCCGTGGAATACAGCAATTGCTGCAGATGGGTCCATTTATGTAGCTGATTACTTTAATAATAAAATACGCAAGATTGCCCCCGATGGCACAGTTACCACAGTGGCAGGCAGCGGTGAGGCGGGCAATGCAGATGGCATTGGCTCCGCAGCAAGCTTTAACCAGCTGGGTAGTATTGCCATAGATGCAAATGGTATTGTGTATGTTACCGACAACCTGAATTTCCGCATACGGAAACTTATTCTTGAGTAA
- a CDS encoding family 3 extracellular solute-binding protein (COG0834 ABC-type amino acid transport/signal transduction systems, periplasmic component/domain) has translation MDKRHFTTPGLLLGLLLLLFATPDAAAQLTGDTYSAAKQKGTAQVVFSYIETPGFVGKDAASKLSGLCIDMMDAFVLWLKKNEGIDLKPVYEGKDAKDFKAFMGNVKDAQGGVFGLGNITITQERQKAYNFSPPYITNVAILITNKSVATLENRNNIATAFSGLEAVVVRGTTNEARMTELKKSQYPDLKFRYVSSSPEALRLVIEHENLFTSLDFTYYLQAIKDGLPVKRHPAGDESTESFGIIMPKNSDWSPVMARFMKDFVNGADYRKVVASNLGPNALKLLDSVSAQQQ, from the coding sequence ATGGACAAAAGACATTTTACTACTCCGGGCCTGCTTTTGGGGCTTCTGTTATTGCTGTTTGCAACTCCCGATGCTGCTGCCCAGCTAACGGGCGATACCTACTCAGCTGCCAAACAAAAAGGAACAGCGCAGGTAGTTTTCTCTTATATAGAAACTCCTGGTTTTGTTGGTAAAGATGCCGCCAGCAAGCTGAGTGGCCTTTGTATAGACATGATGGATGCCTTTGTGCTGTGGCTTAAAAAGAACGAAGGTATAGATCTAAAACCTGTCTATGAGGGTAAAGATGCCAAAGATTTTAAGGCTTTTATGGGGAATGTTAAGGATGCGCAGGGTGGTGTGTTTGGTCTGGGTAATATTACCATTACCCAGGAGCGCCAGAAAGCCTACAACTTCAGTCCTCCCTATATTACAAATGTGGCGATCCTGATCACCAACAAGTCAGTGGCAACGCTGGAAAACAGAAATAACATTGCTACTGCCTTTTCCGGTCTGGAGGCCGTAGTAGTGCGTGGTACTACCAACGAAGCAAGAATGACAGAGCTGAAAAAGAGCCAGTATCCGGATCTTAAGTTCAGGTATGTAAGCTCGAGCCCCGAAGCCCTTAGGCTGGTGATTGAGCATGAAAACCTATTTACAAGTCTGGATTTTACCTATTACCTCCAGGCCATCAAAGATGGTTTGCCAGTAAAGCGACACCCTGCCGGCGACGAAAGCACAGAAAGTTTTGGCATTATTATGCCTAAGAACAGCGACTGGAGCCCGGTAATGGCCCGCTTTATGAAAGACTTTGTGAATGGCGCTGATTACAGAAAGGTAGTAGCCAGTAACCTGGGTCCTAATGCCCTGAAACTGCTTGATTCTGTTTCTGCGCAACAGCAGTAA
- a CDS encoding transcriptional regulator, padr family protein (COG1695 Predicted transcriptional regulators), which translates to MNTTELLKGTLSTIILKLLADGEKMYGYEITQKVKELSNDKILLKEGSLYPALHKLLHDGLVEVETVYIGKRVRKYYRLTQQGHAQKQAQFEELQEFMQTIQQLVFPQLTLKLQ; encoded by the coding sequence ATGAACACCACAGAACTATTAAAGGGAACGCTTTCTACCATTATCCTGAAGCTGCTGGCAGATGGTGAGAAAATGTATGGGTATGAGATTACACAAAAAGTAAAAGAGCTTTCGAACGATAAAATTTTACTGAAGGAAGGCTCGCTTTACCCGGCGCTGCACAAGCTGCTGCACGATGGTCTGGTAGAGGTAGAAACGGTATATATTGGCAAACGCGTGCGCAAGTATTACCGGCTTACCCAACAGGGGCATGCCCAAAAGCAGGCACAGTTTGAGGAGTTACAGGAATTTATGCAGACTATACAGCAGCTCGTATTTCCGCAGCTTACCCTAAAACTACAATAA
- a CDS encoding excinuclease ABC subunit A (COG0178 Excinuclease ATPase subunit), with translation MGKIKLAANQTKEAVKVQPQQRFDPVGEEYIEVIGAREHNLKNIDVRIPRNQLVVITGISGSGKSSLAFDTIYAEGQRRYMESFSAYARSFMGGMERPDVDKINGLSPVISIEQKTTSRNPRSTVGTTTEIYDFLRLLYARASEAFSYLTGERMVRQSEDQIIDHLMHTFDGIRIILLAPVVKGRKGHYRELFQQIRKSGFTKVRVDGEIKDIDPKMQVDRYKIHDIEIVVDRLVLKAEDRYRLSQSVATSMKHGEGLLMVLNADNGELHHFSKYLMDPKSGLSYDEPAPNTFSFNSPYGACPKCNGLGVIEEITPDSIIPDTTLSISRGGIAPLGEFRDIWIFKKIQSILKGHKQAITTPINKLPEEVLQILLHGSDESVKVNSKKHPGTMWDTKFEGIIPFLVKQREEGSDKTIAWVEDYTTAINCPECDGARLKKESLHFKIDGKNIAELALLDIQALYTWFQDLEERLSERQLLIATELLKEIRKRIRFLLDVGLDYLHLNRPLRTLSGGEAQRIRLATQIGTQLVGVLYILDEPSIGLHQRDNVKLIKALQDLRDIGNTVLVVEHDKDMMIASDYILDIGPGAGRHGGMVVAAGTPKEFLELPAVTSQYLRGERTIEVPKERRKGNGNFLELKGASGHNLHNVDLKLPLGTMICVSGVSGSGKSTLIHETLYPLLNRHFYNALKDPLPHKEIKGLEHLDKVIEVDQSPIGRTPRSNPATYTGVFTDIRSLFAELPESKIRGYKPGRFSFNVKGGRCEECGGAGLKLIEMDFLPDVHVHCEVCKGKRYNRETLEVRFKGKSISDVLDMTVEQAVEFFEHQPKILRKIKTLNDVGLNYITLGQHATTLSGGEAQRVKLATELSKKDTGNTFYILDEPTTGLHFQDIRQLLDVLQKLVNRGNTVLIIEHNLDVIKVSDWVVDLGPEGGRGGGKIIAQGAPEKVAKAEGSYTAIFLREELGK, from the coding sequence ATGGGCAAGATAAAATTAGCAGCAAATCAGACGAAAGAGGCGGTTAAAGTGCAACCGCAGCAGCGCTTCGATCCGGTTGGCGAAGAATATATAGAGGTGATTGGTGCACGCGAGCACAACCTTAAAAATATCGACGTACGCATTCCGCGCAACCAGCTGGTGGTGATCACCGGGATTAGTGGTAGCGGCAAATCTTCTCTGGCTTTCGATACTATTTATGCCGAAGGCCAGCGACGCTATATGGAGAGTTTCTCGGCCTATGCCCGCTCCTTTATGGGTGGCATGGAGCGCCCCGATGTGGATAAGATCAACGGCCTTTCGCCTGTAATCTCCATCGAACAGAAAACTACCTCTCGCAACCCGCGCTCAACCGTTGGTACCACTACCGAGATCTATGATTTTCTGCGCCTGCTCTACGCCAGGGCATCAGAGGCCTTTTCTTACCTGACCGGCGAGAGAATGGTGCGCCAGTCGGAAGATCAGATCATCGATCACCTGATGCACACCTTTGATGGTATCAGGATTATTCTGCTGGCGCCGGTGGTAAAGGGACGTAAAGGGCATTATCGTGAGCTCTTTCAGCAAATCCGCAAAAGTGGCTTTACCAAGGTAAGGGTAGATGGCGAAATCAAGGACATCGACCCTAAGATGCAGGTAGATCGCTATAAGATACACGATATTGAAATAGTGGTAGACCGGCTGGTGCTGAAAGCCGAAGACCGCTACCGCCTGAGCCAGTCGGTGGCAACCTCCATGAAGCATGGCGAGGGGCTGCTCATGGTGCTCAATGCCGATAATGGGGAGCTGCACCACTTCTCGAAGTACCTGATGGATCCGAAATCAGGCCTTAGCTACGATGAGCCTGCTCCCAATACTTTCTCTTTCAACTCACCTTATGGTGCCTGCCCTAAATGCAATGGCCTCGGTGTTATAGAAGAGATCACGCCCGATTCCATCATTCCTGACACAACCCTTAGCATTAGCCGGGGTGGTATAGCGCCCCTGGGCGAATTCCGAGATATCTGGATTTTCAAGAAGATCCAGTCGATCCTGAAGGGCCATAAGCAGGCTATTACCACGCCTATCAACAAGCTGCCCGAAGAGGTGCTGCAAATACTGCTGCACGGCAGCGATGAATCCGTGAAGGTGAACTCCAAGAAACATCCCGGCACCATGTGGGATACCAAATTTGAGGGGATCATTCCTTTTCTGGTAAAGCAGCGCGAGGAGGGATCCGATAAAACCATTGCCTGGGTAGAAGATTACACCACGGCCATTAACTGCCCCGAGTGCGATGGCGCCAGGCTCAAAAAAGAATCGCTGCACTTTAAGATAGACGGTAAAAATATTGCGGAGCTGGCACTGCTGGATATTCAGGCACTTTATACCTGGTTCCAGGACCTGGAGGAGCGCCTTAGTGAGCGCCAGCTGCTCATTGCCACTGAGCTGCTTAAGGAGATCCGCAAGCGCATACGCTTTCTGCTGGATGTTGGCCTGGATTATCTGCACCTGAACCGCCCGCTCCGTACGCTTAGCGGCGGAGAGGCACAGCGCATCAGGCTGGCTACACAGATTGGTACCCAGCTGGTAGGCGTGCTCTACATTCTCGATGAGCCTTCTATTGGCCTGCACCAGCGCGACAATGTTAAACTAATTAAAGCGCTGCAGGATTTGCGCGACATTGGCAACACCGTGCTGGTGGTAGAGCACGATAAAGACATGATGATTGCCTCTGACTACATTCTGGACATTGGCCCCGGTGCCGGGCGCCATGGTGGCATGGTTGTGGCGGCAGGCACACCAAAAGAGTTTTTAGAGCTGCCGGCGGTAACATCGCAATACCTTAGGGGCGAGCGGACCATAGAAGTGCCAAAGGAGCGCCGTAAGGGTAATGGTAATTTTCTGGAGCTGAAGGGCGCCAGCGGCCACAACCTGCATAACGTAGACCTGAAGCTGCCCCTGGGCACCATGATCTGCGTAAGTGGCGTAAGTGGCAGTGGCAAATCAACCCTTATTCATGAAACGCTTTACCCGCTGCTCAACAGACATTTTTACAATGCCCTGAAAGACCCGCTGCCGCATAAAGAGATCAAGGGCCTGGAGCACCTGGATAAGGTCATAGAGGTAGACCAGTCGCCTATTGGCCGCACGCCCCGCTCTAACCCTGCTACCTACACCGGTGTGTTTACTGATATTCGCAGCCTGTTCGCCGAGCTGCCCGAATCAAAGATCAGGGGGTACAAGCCTGGCCGCTTTAGCTTTAACGTAAAGGGTGGCCGCTGTGAAGAATGTGGTGGCGCCGGCCTAAAGCTCATCGAGATGGATTTTTTGCCTGATGTACATGTGCACTGCGAGGTCTGCAAAGGCAAGCGCTACAACCGCGAAACGCTGGAGGTACGCTTTAAAGGCAAGAGCATATCTGATGTGCTGGATATGACGGTAGAACAGGCTGTGGAATTCTTTGAACATCAGCCCAAGATTCTGCGCAAGATTAAAACCCTGAACGATGTAGGCCTTAATTACATCACCCTGGGCCAGCATGCTACCACCCTTAGCGGAGGCGAAGCGCAGCGGGTTAAGCTGGCAACCGAGCTTAGTAAAAAAGATACCGGCAATACCTTTTATATCCTGGATGAGCCCACCACCGGTCTGCACTTCCAGGACATCCGCCAGCTGCTTGATGTATTGCAGAAGCTGGTGAACCGTGGCAATACTGTCTTGATCATTGAGCATAACCTGGATGTGATCAAAGTATCTGACTGGGTGGTAGATCTTGGTCCGGAAGGCGGACGGGGCGGAGGAAAGATCATTGCACAGGGGGCACCCGAGAAAGTAGCTAAAGCAGAAGGCAGTTATACCGCCATTTTCTTAAGAGAAGAGCTGGGAAAATAG
- a CDS encoding exonuclease V subunit alpha (COG0507 ATP-dependent exoDNAse (exonuclease V), alpha subunit - helicase superfamily I member), with amino-acid sequence MQLTALLFKNFPFTPSPEQQVLFNRLEHFLAAPARSKRVFVLKGYAGTGKTVVLQTLAKSLQQLRQKVELLAPTGRAAKVLAKSAGQEAYTIHRQLYKPVQHPFSGHIDIQLRKNYHSHTLFVVDEASMLSTESGSTDQGALTDLIEYVFSKPDNALLLVGDPAQLPPVGESTSVALEADVLRFAYGLEVEEHTLTEVNRQQEGSGILVNATYLRQCMNNLPKQLEIKTAGFTDIFQLPQQRLLEALRYSFQKEGWEQTLVICATNEEAVRLNQLIRHEILNFTAEVAPGDLLMIARNNYQSLPKGSKLNYLANGEFVEVVEIMGEEDRFGFPFIKLKLRLPDEPSQPAFESLILSETLGSIQPALPDNRSRSLFDAVSRNYRNMPRSRQVRALRKDPYLNALQVKFAYALTCHKAQGGQWCTVLLQPQFWLQEPNTAEKLRWLYTAVTRASKELFIINPAL; translated from the coding sequence ATGCAGCTAACAGCACTTTTATTTAAAAACTTTCCGTTTACTCCCAGCCCGGAGCAGCAGGTACTTTTTAACAGACTGGAGCATTTCTTAGCTGCCCCCGCCAGGAGCAAGCGCGTGTTTGTTTTAAAGGGCTATGCCGGAACCGGCAAAACCGTTGTATTGCAAACCCTTGCTAAAAGCCTGCAGCAGCTGCGGCAAAAGGTAGAGCTGCTTGCACCTACAGGACGGGCTGCTAAAGTACTTGCCAAAAGCGCCGGGCAGGAGGCTTACACCATACACCGGCAGTTGTACAAGCCGGTACAGCACCCATTTTCGGGCCACATAGATATACAGCTGCGTAAAAACTACCACTCCCACACCCTCTTTGTTGTAGATGAGGCCTCCATGCTTAGCACAGAAAGCGGAAGCACAGACCAGGGGGCACTGACAGACCTGATCGAGTATGTTTTTTCAAAGCCGGACAATGCACTGCTGCTGGTAGGCGATCCGGCGCAGCTACCTCCAGTAGGCGAATCTACCAGCGTGGCGCTTGAGGCCGATGTACTTCGCTTTGCTTATGGCCTGGAGGTAGAAGAGCACACACTTACAGAAGTTAACCGCCAGCAGGAAGGCTCGGGTATTCTGGTCAATGCCACCTATCTGCGGCAGTGTATGAACAACCTACCCAAACAGCTGGAGATTAAGACAGCAGGTTTCACGGATATTTTCCAGCTTCCGCAGCAACGGCTCCTGGAAGCACTCCGCTACTCCTTTCAAAAAGAAGGCTGGGAGCAAACACTTGTAATTTGTGCTACTAATGAAGAAGCGGTGCGCCTGAACCAGCTCATACGGCATGAAATTTTAAACTTTACGGCAGAGGTTGCTCCCGGCGACCTGCTGATGATTGCCCGCAACAACTACCAAAGCCTGCCAAAAGGCAGCAAGCTTAACTACCTGGCCAATGGAGAATTTGTTGAGGTGGTAGAGATTATGGGAGAAGAAGATCGCTTTGGCTTTCCTTTTATCAAGCTTAAGCTGCGCCTGCCCGATGAGCCCAGCCAGCCAGCCTTTGAATCACTCATATTATCAGAAACACTTGGCAGCATACAGCCTGCCCTGCCAGATAACCGCAGTCGCAGCCTGTTTGATGCAGTTAGCCGCAACTACCGCAACATGCCCCGGAGCAGGCAGGTGCGCGCCCTGAGGAAAGACCCTTATCTGAATGCACTACAGGTAAAATTTGCTTATGCCCTTACCTGCCATAAAGCGCAGGGCGGGCAATGGTGTACTGTATTGCTACAACCACAATTCTGGCTTCAGGAACCTAATACAGCAGAGAAATTGCGCTGGCTCTATACCGCTGTTACACGAGCCAGTAAAGAGTTGTTTATCATTAATCCTGCTTTGTAA